One genomic segment of Leishmania braziliensis MHOM/BR/75/M2904 complete genome, chromosome 7 includes these proteins:
- a CDS encoding putative electron transfer flavoprotein-ubiquinone oxidoreductase — translation MLRWTSRYLCAAAAAAGSEVHRDIEEFAVVVVGGGPSGLSAAIRLKQLAGDQKDSFRVGLIEKGSEIGAHTLSGACVEPHGLDELLPGWREQEGSIFSNMTPVTTDAFHVLTGPSRSLKMPWLPSTLHNRGNYITSLGGVCKWLGEQAEALGVEIYPGFAAADVVVDEATGAVTGVQLNDRGVDKKGRQTAQYEPGMIFRAKQTIFAEGCRGSCTKKLERRFGLRTADNPQTFGLGIKEVWEVPKERHHPGTVMHTVGWPTTDKGHDNTYGGAFLYHYGDSLISCGYVVGLDYSNPYCRPYMEMQKWKTHDLIREQLEGGRPILYGARTLVEGGFSALPKLHFPGGVLVGDCAGFLNLPKIKGTHTAMKSGMLAAEAVYEDAFKGGKEEAASGVECKSYDDYFRSSWLYKELYTVRNVRQSFHKNFTWGMIYTGITSLLVKGREPWTLQHSTPDNLSLKPAKDCAEIEYPKPDGVLTFDLLTNHSRSGTAHNADQPCHLCLKDPKVAEEVNLKKYAGPEARFCPAGVYEFVNDRLVINAQNCLHCKACDIKDPTQNINWTVPEGGGGPNYQSQM, via the coding sequence ATGCTGCGCTGGACTTCGCGCTATttgtgtgccgccgccgcggctgcggggtCTGAGGTGCACCGCGACATTGAGGAATTcgccgttgtcgtcgtcggcggcggtCCCTCGGGGCTTTCGGCTGCCATTCGGCTGAAGCAGCTCGCCGGGGACCAGAAGGACTCTTTCCGCGTCGGCCTCATCGAGAAGGGAAGCGAGATCGGCGCCCACACGCTCTCCGGCGCCTGCGTGGAGCCGCACGGGTTGGATGAGTTACTGCCCGGGTGGCGTGAGCAGGAGGGCTCTATTTTTTCCAACATGACACCCGTCACGACCGACGCCTTCCATGTCCTGACAGGGCCGTCACGTAGTCTCAAGATGCCGTGGCTGCCCTCGACGCTGCACAATCGCGGCAACTACATCACATCCCTCGGTGGCGTGTGCAAGTGGCTTGGTGAGCAGGCTGAGGCACTCGGGGTCGAGATCTACCCAGGCTTTGCGGCGGCGGACGTTGTGGTTGACGAGGCCACTGGCGCCGTGACGGGGGTGCAGCTGAATGACAGGGGTGTGGACAAGAAGGGCAGGCAAACGGCGCAGTACGAGCCTGGTATGATCTTCCGCGCAAAGCAGACCATCTTTGCCGAGGGCTGCCGTGGCTCCTGCACCAAGAAGTTAGAGAGGCGCTTTGGGCTGCGCACCGCCGACAACCCACAAACATTCGGACTCGGCATCAAGGAGGTGTGGGAGGTGCCTAAGGAGCGGCATCACCCAGGCACCGTCATGCACACGGTGGGGTGGCCGACGACGGATAAGGGACACGACAACACCTACGGCGGCGCCTTCCTCTATCACTATGGCGACAGCCTCATTTCGTGCGGCTACGTGGTGGGCCTTGACTACTCAAACCCTTACTGCCGACCGTACATGGAGATGCAGAAGTGGAAGACGCACGACCTCATTCgggagcagctggagggcGGCCGTCCGATCCTGTACGGTGCGCGTACGTTGGTTGAGGGCGGCTTTAGCGCACTACCAAAGCTGCACTTCCCCGGGGGCGTGCTAGTGGGTGACTGTGCTGGCTTCTTGAACCTGCCGAAGATCAAGGGCACGCACACGGCCATGAAGTCTGGCATGCTGGCCGCCGAAGCCGTCTACGAGGACGCCTTCAAGGGcggcaaggaggaggcggccaGCGGCGTGGAGTGCAAGAGCTACGACGACTACTTCCGCAGTAGCTGGCTGTACAAGGAGCTCTACACAGTGCGCAATGTTCGGCAGAGCTTCCACAAGAACTTCACATGGGGCATGATCTACACCGGCATCACCTCGCTTCTGGTCAAAGGCCGCGAGCCCTGGACACTTCAGCACAGCACACCAGACAACTTGTCTCTGAAACCAGCGAAAGACTGTGCGGAAATTGAGTACCCGAAGCCGGATGGCGTGCTCACCTTTGACCTGTTGACCAACCACAGCCGTAGTGGAACGGCTCACAATGCTGACCAGCCCTGCCATCTGTGCCTCAAGGACCCCAAGGTTGCCGAAGAGGTGAATCTGAAGAAGTACGCTGGGCCGGAGGCGCGCTTCTGCCCGGCTGGCGTGTATGAGTTTGTCAATGATAGGCTAGTCATTAACGCGCAGAATTGCCTCCACTGCAAAGCCTGCGACATTAAGGACCCGACGCAGAACATCAACTGGACGGTGCctgagggcggcggtggccccAACTATCAGAGCCAAATGTAA